The Candidatus Nanohalovita haloferacivicina genome has a window encoding:
- a CDS encoding inorganic phosphate transporter has product MSFTLLVVFAVVAAIFVGINIGGSSTGVAFGPSVGSKLVSKTGAAGLMTVFALLGGWTLGRNVIATMGGKIVPSSEFTMMASVIILFFIGLSLLISNLSGVPASTSMTAVGAIAGLGVATETIRWSVMGKIMSWWLVAPAVAFLAGGLIGRYLYTHLDEKFKIDKSDGKMFEFRFSPVPIKLVDGTSRGEFVSSVLVIVIACYMAFSAGASNVANAVAPLVSSPTTPVTMNMGILLAVGAMSIGGFTIARKTLDTVGEGITDMPLLAALIVSTVSASIITILSKMGIPASLAISATMCITGLGWGRASRTVKVKDAIQGEAPPMKTAALKSDENSKKIGEESEDDIPDKQLFDPDIIHHVVTFWILTPVISAVCSYSVFQGLQYVGVM; this is encoded by the coding sequence CTGAGTTTCACACTTTTAGTTGTATTTGCAGTAGTTGCTGCAATATTTGTAGGAATAAATATCGGTGGATCATCGACAGGAGTTGCATTCGGACCATCTGTAGGCAGTAAACTGGTTTCAAAAACCGGTGCAGCCGGACTTATGACAGTCTTCGCCCTGCTGGGAGGCTGGACACTAGGCAGAAACGTTATCGCGACAATGGGGGGCAAGATTGTTCCTTCCTCCGAATTCACCATGATGGCCTCCGTAATAATACTTTTCTTCATAGGCCTCAGCCTGCTGATCTCAAACCTTTCAGGAGTACCAGCCTCCACATCAATGACAGCTGTAGGAGCAATAGCAGGCCTCGGAGTAGCTACAGAAACCATCAGATGGAGCGTCATGGGAAAGATCATGTCCTGGTGGCTTGTAGCACCGGCAGTGGCATTTCTGGCGGGAGGCCTTATCGGCAGATATCTGTACACCCATCTCGATGAGAAGTTCAAAATAGACAAGAGCGATGGAAAAATGTTCGAATTCAGGTTCTCCCCTGTACCTATCAAGCTTGTTGACGGAACGAGCAGAGGAGAGTTCGTAAGCAGCGTACTGGTAATTGTTATAGCATGTTACATGGCCTTTTCCGCAGGCGCCTCAAATGTAGCAAATGCTGTAGCTCCTCTTGTAAGCAGCCCAACCACACCAGTAACTATGAATATGGGAATTCTTCTCGCGGTAGGAGCTATGAGCATCGGAGGATTCACAATCGCAAGGAAGACTCTCGACACTGTCGGAGAAGGAATAACCGACATGCCTCTTCTTGCAGCCCTGATCGTATCCACAGTCTCAGCATCAATCATCACAATACTGTCAAAAATGGGGATTCCCGCAAGCCTTGCAATCTCAGCAACAATGTGCATCACAGGCCTTGGATGGGGAAGAGCCTCAAGAACAGTCAAAGTGAAGGACGCTATTCAGGGAGAGGCCCCGCCAATGAAGACAGCAGCACTGAAATCCGATGAAAACAGCAAGAAGATCGGAGAAGAATCAGAAGACGATATTCCGGATAAACAGCTTTTCGACCCGGACATTATTCATCACGTGGTAACTTTCTGGATTTTGACCCCGGTAATTTCAGCTGTGTGTTCATACAGTGTTTTCCAAGGCCTTCAGTACGTAGGAGTAATGTAA
- a CDS encoding SDR family NAD(P)-dependent oxidoreductase produces MNRFEGRTAIVTGSSSGIGRAIAQKLGDEGANVVVADVRREPNQDGRTTHEMINEEGGEAVFIETDVSDEESVQDTVFQAAEKYGQIDVLVNNAGIHIPGSADETDMEDWRKTIEVNLDGQFLCSKHVIDHMLKEDIEGDVVNIASIAGIVGYGQNAAYCASKGGVVELTREMALDYGPEGINVNSVSPGVIRTAMTEEMLEDEEQKQFIESNTVSPRVGEPEDIANAVAFLASSESNFVTGENLVVDGGWTAH; encoded by the coding sequence ATGAATAGATTTGAAGGTCGGACTGCGATTGTTACAGGATCCTCTTCCGGTATCGGAAGAGCTATTGCTCAAAAACTTGGTGATGAAGGCGCTAACGTGGTTGTTGCTGATGTTCGGCGAGAACCTAATCAGGATGGAAGGACTACACACGAAATGATTAATGAGGAAGGTGGTGAGGCCGTTTTTATTGAGACTGATGTCAGTGATGAGGAGTCAGTTCAGGATACTGTTTTTCAGGCGGCGGAGAAGTACGGCCAGATTGATGTTCTTGTGAATAATGCCGGAATCCATATTCCCGGATCCGCTGATGAGACCGATATGGAGGACTGGAGGAAGACTATCGAGGTCAATCTTGATGGCCAGTTCCTGTGCAGCAAGCACGTGATTGATCACATGCTGAAGGAAGATATTGAGGGAGATGTAGTTAACATTGCCAGTATCGCAGGTATCGTTGGTTATGGCCAGAACGCAGCTTACTGTGCTTCTAAAGGCGGCGTAGTCGAGCTTACCCGTGAAATGGCTCTTGATTATGGGCCGGAGGGTATCAATGTGAACTCTGTATCTCCTGGAGTTATCAGAACTGCTATGACTGAGGAAATGCTTGAGGATGAGGAGCAGAAGCAGTTTATCGAGTCCAATACTGTTTCTCCGAGAGTCGGAGAGCCTGAGGATATTGCAAATGCTGTGGCCTTCCTGGCCTCTTCGGAAAGTAACTTTGTGACAGGAGAAAACCTGGTTGTAGATGGCGGATGGACAGCACACTGA
- a CDS encoding ArsR family transcriptional regulator, whose protein sequence is MKARIEKEVENNPGISFTELKESFEMANGQLQYHLRKADVVKKDKKYVSPSACKECPLENLCVKKCILGLLRDEKKKEIVRGLVEADKKSDIADSLNIDSSTLSYHLNVLRENNVVDGDSLRPEVRELEEF, encoded by the coding sequence GTGAAAGCCAGGATAGAGAAAGAGGTGGAGAACAATCCAGGCATCAGCTTTACAGAGCTGAAAGAAAGTTTTGAAATGGCTAACGGCCAATTACAGTATCATTTACGTAAAGCTGATGTAGTGAAGAAAGATAAAAAATATGTCAGCCCTTCCGCATGTAAAGAGTGTCCTCTCGAGAATTTATGCGTTAAAAAATGTATTCTAGGCCTTTTGAGAGATGAAAAGAAGAAAGAGATTGTAAGGGGTTTGGTTGAGGCCGATAAGAAGTCTGATATTGCTGATTCTCTTAATATCGATAGTTCTACGCTGAGCTATCACTTGAATGTTCTGCGTGAGAATAATGTGGTTGATGGAGACTCTTTGAGGCCTGAGGTTAGAGAGCTGGAAGAATTTTGA
- a CDS encoding mechanosensitive ion channel family protein produces the protein MLTVDPSSVLGSGEIALNIVRFLITFAVGAVITKVVVMPLVGRAVSRKADTRTHHSIVNFAGLSGLFISFTIALQAGDFGNLASIIGAIAAALTVAVGFGMRDQVSNIMAGVFLYFDTPFVKGDFIEVNGQSGVVRETNLRDTVIKDESSQKKVIPNAMITGNPTINYTRSDKTRRAFKVDLDPEKIDETEETLAEAAAETSEILEKPEPNTKIDAEEKKAVLHYWIRNPRKAESIESDLSRLYLKKASEKGLLKKEEKE, from the coding sequence ATGCTTACAGTCGATCCTTCATCTGTGCTTGGCAGTGGGGAAATTGCCCTCAACATTGTTAGGTTTCTGATTACGTTCGCAGTTGGAGCAGTAATCACGAAAGTAGTAGTCATGCCTCTAGTAGGCAGAGCAGTATCCAGAAAAGCAGATACAAGAACACACCACAGCATAGTGAACTTTGCAGGCCTCTCAGGACTTTTCATATCCTTTACTATTGCGTTACAGGCAGGGGACTTTGGAAACCTTGCATCTATAATTGGAGCAATCGCAGCAGCCTTAACAGTTGCAGTAGGTTTCGGAATGAGGGATCAGGTCTCAAATATCATGGCCGGAGTATTCCTCTACTTTGACACACCTTTCGTAAAAGGAGACTTCATAGAGGTCAACGGCCAGTCAGGAGTAGTAAGAGAGACAAATCTCCGAGATACTGTTATCAAGGATGAAAGCAGCCAGAAAAAAGTCATTCCAAACGCAATGATCACAGGCAACCCAACAATCAACTACACAAGATCCGATAAAACCAGGAGAGCATTCAAAGTAGATCTTGACCCGGAGAAAATCGATGAAACAGAAGAAACACTGGCCGAAGCCGCAGCTGAAACATCAGAAATCCTGGAAAAACCAGAGCCAAATACAAAGATCGACGCAGAGGAGAAGAAAGCAGTACTCCACTACTGGATAAGAAACCCGCGGAAAGCAGAATCAATTGAATCAGATCTATCAAGACTTTACCTAAAGAAGGCCTCAGAAAAAGGGCTCTTGAAGAAAGAAGAAAAGGAATAG
- a CDS encoding PH domain-containing protein — translation MRKPEKKVYGIWIIQAFIPVIILSALFSWPIQQFSSLNVFTGFASIFVVLSALAVLYTVYRYRAWSFEMKEDHLYLEHGVFRKVYSMVPYVRIQHVDTQRDVLDRFFGLSRVVVYTAGSRGADVTVPGLLPADADDIQRKLRDVAIESEDRDAV, via the coding sequence GTGAGAAAACCAGAGAAAAAAGTATACGGAATATGGATTATACAGGCCTTTATACCAGTAATAATTCTTTCAGCACTGTTTTCATGGCCTATCCAGCAGTTTTCATCACTGAATGTTTTCACAGGGTTTGCATCGATTTTCGTTGTTCTCTCGGCTTTAGCAGTTCTCTACACGGTTTATCGTTACAGGGCCTGGAGTTTTGAGATGAAAGAGGATCATCTCTATCTGGAGCACGGTGTATTCAGAAAAGTTTACTCAATGGTTCCTTACGTGAGAATACAGCATGTTGACACTCAGAGAGATGTGCTTGACAGGTTTTTCGGCCTCTCCAGAGTAGTGGTCTACACTGCAGGATCTAGAGGCGCGGATGTAACAGTACCGGGCCTTCTGCCTGCTGACGCCGATGATATTCAGAGAAAGCTCAGAGATGTTGCTATTGAATCAGAGGACAGAGATGCAGTATGA
- a CDS encoding PH domain-containing protein yields the protein MKLAKESILYKAVQNVLALLAIFLFSGSTSLQAFNLAAALVIGALFIVTISSSLLWQYLVWKNYSYRIEAEGVQIKHGVVRKNQREIPLRRIQNVDIKRNIVHRMLGIAQVNLETAGGGTTEASFKFVDLDEARNIQQKVRRLKKGESEEEADEEDRELLFELNQKELGVLSATSIQGRAIAGLFGVIGIMGGFLGSQIEGFGLQTAVASFFVLSAGLLVVWVSSAVTQFFRFFDFKLYRADDSLEYERGLINRSEGSIPLEKVQKLTIEENPLKRWLGYSTLKIETAGYSAEQSMEQGPESAIPIAEKSRVIDFAHSIQDFNDLSLGSIPGRARRRYIGRYTILSTVLLGAGVVVDAFYGFNYLVLLALYPISLVAAHFKWINKGYGSGESHFFTMNGFWNRETMIVPYYRIQNLIESQTLLQRRWNLSSLTLDIAGTSPFQKDAVAEDLDTVEARKLREETFDNFKKSLQ from the coding sequence ATGAAACTTGCTAAAGAATCAATACTGTACAAGGCAGTTCAGAACGTACTGGCCTTACTGGCGATCTTCCTTTTCTCAGGATCAACATCTCTGCAGGCCTTTAATCTTGCTGCTGCACTCGTAATAGGAGCACTGTTTATTGTTACAATTTCTTCATCGCTTCTCTGGCAGTACCTTGTCTGGAAAAACTATTCCTATAGAATAGAGGCTGAAGGAGTCCAGATAAAGCATGGAGTAGTCAGGAAGAATCAGAGGGAAATCCCTCTACGCAGAATACAGAACGTTGACATCAAGAGAAATATCGTGCACAGAATGCTGGGTATTGCACAGGTAAACCTGGAAACAGCTGGTGGAGGAACCACAGAGGCCTCATTCAAGTTTGTAGATCTGGATGAAGCCCGTAATATCCAGCAGAAAGTAAGAAGGTTGAAGAAAGGAGAATCTGAAGAGGAAGCTGATGAAGAAGACAGAGAACTACTTTTCGAACTCAATCAGAAAGAACTGGGGGTTCTCTCAGCGACATCTATTCAGGGAAGAGCAATTGCAGGCCTTTTCGGAGTAATAGGAATTATGGGAGGGTTTCTAGGCTCTCAGATAGAAGGTTTTGGTCTTCAGACTGCAGTTGCATCCTTCTTTGTCTTATCGGCAGGTCTTCTGGTTGTCTGGGTTTCCAGCGCAGTGACACAGTTCTTCAGATTCTTTGATTTCAAGCTGTATCGAGCTGATGACTCTCTGGAGTATGAGAGAGGCCTTATTAACAGATCGGAGGGAAGTATTCCTCTTGAGAAGGTGCAGAAGCTTACTATTGAGGAGAATCCTCTCAAGAGATGGCTTGGCTATTCTACTCTGAAGATTGAAACTGCTGGTTACTCCGCAGAGCAGTCAATGGAGCAAGGCCCTGAATCTGCTATCCCTATCGCTGAAAAGAGCAGGGTAATTGATTTTGCTCACAGCATTCAGGATTTCAACGATCTATCTCTGGGAAGTATTCCTGGAAGGGCCAGAAGAAGATACATCGGCCGCTACACGATTCTTTCCACGGTTCTTCTTGGAGCAGGAGTCGTTGTTGATGCTTTCTACGGCTTCAACTACCTGGTCCTGCTGGCTCTGTATCCTATCTCGCTCGTGGCAGCTCACTTCAAATGGATTAACAAAGGGTATGGGTCCGGAGAATCTCATTTCTTCACCATGAACGGATTCTGGAATAGAGAGACAATGATCGTGCCGTACTACAGAATTCAGAACCTGATCGAGAGCCAGACACTTCTACAGAGAAGATGGAATCTCTCATCACTTACACTGGACATTGCCGGTACCTCACCGTTCCAGAAAGATGCAGTAGCAGAAGATCTCGATACAGTAGAGGCCCGGAAGCTGAGGGAGGAAACATTCGATAACTTCAAGAAATCTCTTCAGTAA
- a CDS encoding NADPH-dependent FMN reductase, translated as MTDKLNILVVEGTAREGRKSIRPARYVTRKLSERGHEAELFDLGERDVPMLKHTRYSDNDKHPEDIEVFGQKVEEADGLVIVSPEYNHSMPGSLKNLLDHLFPEYDGKAFSFVTVSGGGFGGVRALSHLHDVALEFGAYVGPDIPVSNVGSTFNEDSELKDENYEDRFESFLDDVEEHTRKFS; from the coding sequence ATGACAGACAAACTCAATATTCTAGTTGTTGAGGGAACGGCCCGTGAAGGCCGAAAATCTATCAGACCAGCAAGATACGTGACCCGCAAGTTATCGGAAAGAGGCCACGAAGCAGAGCTCTTCGACCTCGGAGAAAGAGACGTTCCAATGCTTAAGCATACGCGTTACAGCGACAACGACAAGCACCCGGAAGATATCGAGGTTTTCGGACAGAAAGTTGAAGAGGCCGACGGCCTCGTAATTGTCTCACCGGAATACAACCACTCCATGCCTGGCTCCCTGAAGAATCTTCTTGACCATCTTTTCCCTGAGTACGATGGAAAGGCCTTCTCATTTGTAACAGTTTCTGGTGGAGGATTTGGCGGTGTAAGAGCTCTCAGCCATCTTCACGATGTTGCGCTTGAGTTCGGTGCTTATGTAGGCCCTGACATTCCTGTATCAAATGTAGGAAGCACCTTCAACGAGGATTCAGAGCTTAAAGATGAGAACTATGAGGATAGGTTTGAATCATTCCTTGACGATGTAGAGGAGCACACCAGAAAGTTCTCCTAA
- a CDS encoding aminotransferase class V-fold PLP-dependent enzyme — MRSVRNPGGNPMREEDFPVLQNREVTYLDSACMSLRPERVIQSVEKYYRDLSSCPGRSSHKLGRETGDRINKARATVSDFIDAGHKDIAFTSGTTEALNLAAKAFSNMNVVVSDKEHNSNLVPWQKNNIDVLKTDDGIDLQALSEKVDENTVVSLHHKSNIDGSELPVEEISEIVHEKNGYLVVDAAQSISHRPVSVNEINPDVLAFSGHKMFGPSGTGVLYVSDRAKELFRNVKTGGGAVKNTTFQEAEFKSFPSCVEAGLPNAAGIIGLGTAVEYIEEVGIGEIESHEQKLSRLIRQKTREIEGLKIVGDHGTGVFSFSFDNVGAHQVSEMLDRKDIAVRSGRHCVHSWFNSRDIEPSFRASLHMYNTEEDIERLFEVLKQISVLN, encoded by the coding sequence ATGCGCAGCGTCAGGAATCCTGGAGGCAATCCTATGAGAGAAGAAGACTTTCCAGTACTCCAGAACAGAGAAGTTACATATCTAGACAGCGCATGCATGTCACTCAGGCCTGAAAGAGTGATACAGTCTGTGGAAAAATACTACAGAGATCTCTCATCATGCCCAGGAAGAAGCAGCCACAAACTCGGAAGAGAAACAGGCGACAGAATCAACAAAGCCCGGGCAACGGTATCAGACTTCATAGACGCAGGCCACAAAGACATAGCATTCACCTCAGGAACTACAGAGGCCCTGAATCTGGCAGCAAAGGCCTTTTCCAATATGAATGTTGTAGTTTCTGATAAAGAGCATAACTCCAACCTGGTGCCATGGCAGAAAAACAATATCGATGTACTGAAGACGGATGATGGGATAGATCTTCAGGCCCTATCCGAAAAAGTCGATGAAAATACCGTAGTTTCTCTTCACCATAAATCCAATATTGATGGATCTGAGCTACCTGTAGAGGAAATATCGGAAATAGTCCACGAAAAGAACGGTTATCTGGTTGTGGACGCGGCACAGAGCATTTCCCACAGGCCTGTATCAGTAAACGAAATCAATCCTGATGTGCTTGCATTTTCAGGTCATAAAATGTTCGGGCCTAGCGGTACCGGCGTGCTCTACGTCTCTGACAGGGCAAAAGAATTATTCAGGAATGTCAAGACAGGTGGCGGAGCGGTCAAAAACACGACCTTCCAGGAGGCCGAGTTCAAATCCTTTCCTAGCTGTGTAGAGGCCGGTCTTCCAAATGCTGCAGGGATCATAGGTCTCGGAACCGCAGTAGAATATATTGAAGAAGTGGGGATAGGAGAGATTGAAAGCCATGAGCAGAAGCTCTCTAGACTTATCAGACAGAAAACTCGAGAAATTGAAGGCCTGAAAATTGTAGGTGATCACGGAACCGGTGTGTTCTCCTTCTCTTTTGATAACGTCGGTGCACATCAGGTATCCGAAATGCTGGACAGAAAAGATATCGCGGTAAGATCGGGCCGCCACTGCGTCCACTCATGGTTTAACAGCAGAGATATTGAACCAAGCTTCAGAGCATCACTTCACATGTATAACACCGAGGAAGACATTGAGAGGCTTTTTGAGGTCCTTAAGCAGATCTCGGTTTTGAACTAG